A window of Bacilli bacterium genomic DNA:
TTGTTCGACCATTCCCAGATCACGTTGAACCACCATGTGACGCAAGCGTTGAAAGCCCATGCGATCATGAAGCGGGATGTCGATTACGTCGTGCAGGACGGCGAAGTTATCATCGTCGACGAGTTCACCGGGCGTTTGATGACGGGCCGGCGTTACAGCGACGGATTGCATCAGGCGATCGAAGCGAAAGAGCAATTGATCGTGCAGAATGAGAGCATGACACTAGCCACGATCACTTTCCAGAACTATTTCCGGATGTACCAGAAGCTGGCCGGCATGACCGGCACGGCCAAGACCGAGGAAGAAGAGTTCAATAAAATCTACGGGCTGGACGTCATTGTGGTGCCGACAAACAAGCCGATGATCCGCAAGGATTTGCCCGATGTTGTGTACAAGACGGAAATGAGCAAATTCCGCATGGTTGTCGAGGAAATCGTCGAGCGCCACAAGAAAAACCAGCCGGTGCTGGTAGGCACGGTGTCGATTGAAAAATCCGAACTGCTTTCGGAAATGTTAAAAAAGAAAGGCATCCCGCACCAGGTCTTAAACGCCAAACACCATGCCAAAGAAGCGGAGATCGTCGCGTTGGCCGGGCAGCCGGGCGCGGTGACGATCGCCACGAATATGGCCGGACGCGGCACAGACATTTTGCTGGGAGAAGGCGTCCCGGATATCGGCGGCCTGCATATTATAGGGACGGAACGCCATGAAAGCCGGCGAATCGACAACCAGTTGCGCGGCCGTTCGGGCCGTCAGGGCGACCCGGGATCTTCGCAATTCTATATTTCGCTGGAAGACGAATTGATGCGCCGATTCGGCGCGGAAAACATCATGAACATGATGGACCGCTTCGGCTTCAAGGAAGACCAGCCGATTGAAAGCCGCCTGATCTCAAAGGCAATCGAATCCGCGCAAAAGCGGGTCGAAGGCAACAACTTCGATATCCGCAAAGTCGTGCTGCAGTATGACGATGTCATGAACCAGCAGCGGATGATTATTTACAAACAGCGCCGCGAAGTGCTGGAGTCGGAAAATATCCGTGATATTGTCCTGGGCATGATCGACTCGTGCATTGAGCGCGTGGTCGACGCCCATTGCCAGGACGAAGAAATTCCTGAAAACTGGGATTTGCAGGCGATCATCGATCACGGGCACGGCACATTCCTGCTGGAAGGTATGTTGACGGAAAAAGACCTCCAAGGCAAGGAAAAAGACGAAATCGTCGATCTGTTGAAAGAAACGGTGCGCAAGCAGTACGATCAGCGTGAGATCGAGATCGGCGAATTGATGCGCGAATTTGAAAAGGTCGTGACGCTGCGCGCGGTTGACAGCAAATGGATGGATCACATCGACGCGATGGACCAGCTGCGCCAGGGCATTCATTTGCGCGCTT
This region includes:
- the secA gene encoding preprotein translocase subunit SecA, with product KGAHLVTVNDYLAGVGREMMGKIYNYLGLTVGLNVPGMSHQEKQEAYACDITYGTNNEFGFDYLRDNMVLYKEQMVQRPLYYAIVDEVDSILIDEARTPLIISGQAAKSTELYYAADRFVSKLIPEEDYTVDAKLKTVSLTESGVAKAERAFGIENLFDHSQITLNHHVTQALKAHAIMKRDVDYVVQDGEVIIVDEFTGRLMTGRRYSDGLHQAIEAKEQLIVQNESMTLATITFQNYFRMYQKLAGMTGTAKTEEEEFNKIYGLDVIVVPTNKPMIRKDLPDVVYKTEMSKFRMVVEEIVERHKKNQPVLVGTVSIEKSELLSEMLKKKGIPHQVLNAKHHAKEAEIVALAGQPGAVTIATNMAGRGTDILLGEGVPDIGGLHIIGTERHESRRIDNQLRGRSGRQGDPGSSQFYISLEDELMRRFGAENIMNMMDRFGFKEDQPIESRLISKAIESAQKRVEGNNFDIRKVVLQYDDVMNQQRMIIYKQRREVLESENIRDIVLGMIDSCIERVVDAHCQDEEIPENWDLQAIIDHGHGTFLLEGMLTEKDLQGKEKDEIVDLLKETVRKQYDQREIEIGELMREFEKVVTLRAVDSKWMDHIDAMDQLRQGIHLRAYGGTDPLREYQFEGFEMFQQMIESIQEEVATYIMRAHVESNLQREAVAEGQAVDPKAEGGGKKPVRRDAKIGRNEPCPCGSGKKYKHCHGAS